A stretch of the Tardiphaga sp. 709 genome encodes the following:
- a CDS encoding ABC transporter substrate-binding protein: MYSTNRRDFIRLTAMAAALSTTSIKAFAADRVVKIGTLKLIHGVTPYFYEKFAPDGVKFEVIPFETPTDGKNAVVTGTVDFGIFGFAAATLGGANGEPIVVIASACNRGMAVVAKKDSGINTIKDLKGKKVAILPGSTQEVVILDRLSAEGMTVKDVESVRLSFSDMAPALARGDIDAYVGAEPGPGISLANGVGQIVEYPYTTPTGSLNMVLATRRELIEKDPELIKALLKTHRLASEYAMKDREAFIAIAMQKLGQQKPSIEKAAPNVELTWNIDDQFMKQAEYYGGQMLSKKQIRQLPDYKTFIDASFVKALAAT, from the coding sequence ATGTACAGCACCAACCGACGTGATTTCATCCGCCTAACGGCCATGGCCGCGGCGCTGTCCACGACCAGCATCAAGGCGTTCGCCGCCGACCGCGTGGTCAAGATCGGAACGCTGAAGCTCATTCACGGCGTCACGCCGTATTTCTACGAGAAATTCGCGCCTGATGGCGTCAAGTTCGAGGTGATCCCGTTTGAAACCCCGACCGACGGCAAGAACGCCGTTGTGACCGGTACTGTCGATTTTGGCATCTTCGGTTTTGCCGCGGCGACGCTCGGCGGTGCCAATGGTGAGCCGATCGTGGTGATCGCGTCTGCCTGCAATCGTGGCATGGCGGTCGTCGCCAAGAAGGATTCCGGGATCAATACGATCAAGGACCTGAAGGGCAAGAAAGTCGCGATCCTGCCGGGCTCGACCCAGGAAGTCGTGATCCTCGATCGTCTCTCCGCCGAAGGCATGACGGTGAAGGACGTCGAGTCCGTGCGTCTGTCGTTCAGCGACATGGCGCCGGCGCTCGCCCGCGGCGATATCGACGCCTATGTGGGTGCCGAGCCCGGCCCGGGCATCAGCCTCGCCAATGGCGTCGGGCAGATCGTTGAATACCCCTACACCACGCCGACCGGTTCGCTGAACATGGTGCTGGCCACGCGTCGCGAACTGATCGAGAAAGACCCCGAGCTCATCAAGGCGCTGCTCAAGACCCACCGCCTGGCCAGCGAATATGCCATGAAGGACCGCGAAGCCTTTATCGCCATTGCCATGCAGAAGCTCGGCCAGCAGAAGCCGTCGATCGAGAAGGCCGCCCCCAATGTGGAGCTGACCTGGAATATCGACGATCAGTTCATGAAGCAGGCGGAATATTACGGCGGCCAGATGCTGTCCAAGAAACAGATCCGGCAGTTGCCGGACTACAAGACCTTCATCGACGCCA